In Maridesulfovibrio sp., a single genomic region encodes these proteins:
- a CDS encoding TlpA disulfide reductase family protein codes for MKITRKIFVILALLLLVAGCDKAGGTEGVETINAKGIQDLIDSNRGRVIMVNFWATWCPPCRAEIPELIELRKKFSDDDLVMIGVSVDADSSAVNDFMKNTQQFNYPIYFAADDVGSYFRIKSIPRTLLYDPHGKRVFDKEGSYPGAMFENYIKKLLKDR; via the coding sequence ATGAAAATTACGCGTAAAATATTCGTGATTCTGGCTCTGCTGCTACTTGTTGCCGGCTGTGATAAGGCCGGGGGAACCGAGGGTGTGGAAACGATCAACGCCAAAGGTATTCAGGACCTGATCGACAGCAACAGGGGCCGGGTAATCATGGTCAACTTCTGGGCTACGTGGTGTCCTCCCTGCCGTGCCGAGATTCCGGAACTTATTGAACTGCGCAAGAAGTTTTCCGATGACGATCTGGTGATGATCGGAGTTTCGGTTGATGCCGACAGTTCCGCTGTTAACGATTTCATGAAGAATACGCAGCAGTTCAATTACCCGATTTATTTTGCGGCTGACGATGTCGGCAGCTACTTCAGGATCAAGTCCATTCCCAGAACGCTGCTTTATGATCCCCATGGAAAGCGTGTTTTCGATAAGGAAGGCAGCTATCCTGGAGCAATGTTTGAAAATTATATAAAGAAATTGTTGAAGGACCGGTAG